The Rhodohalobacter sp. SW132 genome includes a region encoding these proteins:
- a CDS encoding nitrate/nitrite transporter, producing the protein MQNTLMTYITFALKESKLLSFAVSLTFFSSFGQTFLIALFVPYFLTVFDLTNASFGTLYSAATLISAFLLPYLGQWIDRIPLRTYSMMVGMGLLSAALLMTISWHVSILFLSLVLLRLTGQGLSSHTAQTTMARFFDHQRGKALSISSMGFPLGEAIFPIAIAGLLTLFHWRTTWGMITAMILFILLPLIWFLVRNSNTVEEKDSDRKRETSTKESYKIIFKHPKLLYVLPAILIPPFWATGLFLYQVSYADQMGWTAAIVASAFIAFAATRIAMGLITGPLVDRFTAHKTFPFLLVPMSIALFFGAYFSAAWTAFVYMALLGATFGMAGSVKAALWAEMFGTGMIGTVRSLFSSIMVVSTAASPFLMGWWLDQGITLPTIFLIALITTVISGLLSFRLLFGQNEIVT; encoded by the coding sequence ATGCAGAATACGTTAATGACATATATCACATTTGCGCTGAAAGAGAGTAAACTTCTCTCTTTTGCAGTCTCCCTGACTTTTTTTTCAAGCTTCGGGCAGACCTTCCTCATCGCACTTTTCGTTCCTTACTTTTTAACAGTCTTTGACCTGACAAACGCTTCGTTCGGTACACTCTACTCCGCAGCAACACTCATTAGTGCCTTTTTACTTCCCTATCTCGGGCAATGGATCGACCGGATTCCGCTCCGTACATACAGTATGATGGTTGGAATGGGATTACTTTCCGCTGCTCTGCTGATGACAATCTCGTGGCACGTTTCAATTCTATTTCTATCCCTGGTATTGCTTCGGCTGACCGGACAGGGGCTCAGCAGTCACACGGCACAAACCACAATGGCCCGGTTTTTTGATCACCAGCGCGGAAAAGCCCTCAGCATTTCAAGTATGGGATTTCCGCTTGGTGAGGCAATTTTTCCGATTGCAATTGCAGGCCTGCTTACCCTGTTCCACTGGCGTACCACCTGGGGAATGATCACCGCCATGATACTTTTCATACTTTTGCCGTTGATCTGGTTCCTGGTGCGAAACAGCAATACGGTTGAGGAAAAAGACAGTGACAGAAAACGGGAAACATCCACCAAAGAGAGTTACAAAATCATATTTAAACATCCGAAGCTTCTTTATGTGCTGCCGGCTATTCTGATACCGCCATTTTGGGCAACCGGACTTTTTCTTTACCAGGTTTCCTATGCTGACCAAATGGGATGGACAGCCGCCATTGTGGCATCAGCTTTCATAGCATTTGCAGCGACACGCATAGCGATGGGCCTCATCACCGGTCCGCTTGTTGATCGGTTTACAGCTCATAAAACATTTCCGTTTCTGCTTGTGCCGATGTCAATAGCCTTGTTCTTTGGCGCATATTTTTCAGCCGCATGGACAGCCTTTGTTTATATGGCATTGCTGGGGGCCACCTTTGGAATGGCCGGATCAGTAAAAGCAGCACTCTGGGCTGAAATGTTTGGCACCGGGATGATCGGAACGGTTCGCAGTCTGTTTTCCTCTATTATGGTTGTGAGTACCGCTGCAAGTCCATTTCTGATGGGATGGTGGCTCGATCAGGGAATTACGCTCCCAACAATTTTCCTGATTGCACTAATCACAACCGTTATCAGTGGACTGCTTTCATTCCGGTTGTTGTTTGGTCAAAATGAAATTGTGACCTGA
- a CDS encoding YceI family protein, with protein sequence MATDTLTKWTIDTAHSEITFKVKHLVISTVTGKFKEFDAAIETDNEDFENAKITFEAAINSIDTGNEDRDNHLKSDDFFNAAEHPKLTFVSKSFNRSGDGEYRLIGDLSIRGTTKTVELTAEYGGTVRDPYGNTKAGFDVSGKLNRKEFGLNWSAVTEAGNLVVSDEVKLNLNVQFTMN encoded by the coding sequence ATGGCTACTGACACATTAACTAAATGGACCATCGACACTGCACACTCTGAAATCACATTCAAAGTGAAGCACCTTGTGATCTCAACCGTAACCGGAAAGTTCAAGGAGTTTGATGCGGCGATCGAAACCGACAACGAAGATTTTGAAAATGCGAAGATTACGTTTGAAGCAGCGATCAACAGCATCGATACCGGAAATGAAGACCGTGACAATCACCTGAAGTCAGATGATTTCTTCAATGCGGCTGAGCATCCCAAGCTTACATTTGTTTCCAAATCGTTCAACAGAAGCGGTGATGGAGAGTACAGACTGATTGGAGACCTTTCCATTCGCGGCACAACAAAAACCGTGGAACTGACTGCAGAATACGGCGGAACTGTTCGTGATCCTTATGGTAATACGAAAGCAGGATTTGATGTGAGCGGAAAACTGAACCGGAAAGAGTTTGGCCTGAACTGGAGCGCTGTTACCGAAGCGGGCAATCTTGTTGTATCTGATGAAGTGAAACTGAATCTGAATGTTCAGTTTACAATGAACTGA